GATCGCGCTCTTCGAGCTTGGAAGCCTTGAGCTTGCTGACCACCTGGGCCGTCCCCGTCTTGCCACACATCTCAAAGCCGGTTTCCGGGTCGCGCAGCGCCGAACCGGAGGCCGTTCCACCGGCATTGACCGCCCCCCACATCCCTTCTATCACGGCCTCCCAGTAGTCATCCGGGAGTTCAATCCGCTTGACCTGGTCCTTGAAGGTCACACCGGGGCGTTCCTGCGTGGGACGCGCTTCAAGCAGAAAGTGCGGGGTATGAAACTCCCCCCGCATGGCAATGCCGGCGACCGACCGCAGCATCTGCAGGGGCGTCGGGCGCACCATGGCCTGCCCGATGGAAGCATAGACGGAATCCGCATCTGTCCAGCGGTACTGGGCCGGCGTGGCGTTGGGCATCGTACGGCGAACGGTCGCCGCCTTGAGTTCGAGACTCGGAATATAGCCCTTGAACTCATTGGGCAGATCGATACCGGTGTACTCTCCGGCGCCCAACTCCGAAGCGTAGGTGCGGAGATTGTCCAGACCGAGCTTGATGCCCAGCCGGTAGAACCAGCCGTCACATGACTTGGCAATGGCCGTGGACAGCGGTGGCGTCCCGTGACTGCCCATGCATCGGACATGGCGACCACCGACGTTGATCCCTCCACCACACAGCAGGCGGTCCGTCGGCTTGAGCACGCCAGCCCGCATGCCGGCCACGGCCATGATGATTTTCCAGGTCGAACCCGGCGGATAAATGTCCTGGATGGCGCGATTGCGCAGCGGCTTGTGTTTGTCGTTGGCATACCGCGCATAATCTGCCCGCGAAATGCCGCCCGCAAACAGGTTCGGGTCATAGCCCGGCATCGAGGCCAGCGCCAGCATTTCACCATTGCGCGGGTCCATGACGGCAATCGTTCCATTCAGTTTCAGGGCCTTGAGCCGCTCCTCCGCCACCCGCTGCAGGTCCAGATCGAGCGTGGTCACAATGTCTTGGCCGGCAATGGGGGGAACCGTCTCGATTTCACGCACGAAGCGTCCGCGCCGGTCCACGATGATGCGCCGGTAGCCGTCGCGCCCCATGAGAATGCGGTTGTAGAACCGCTCCAGCCCCGCCTGCCCAACCTTGTCCCCCGGACGACAGTAGTCAAACTCCGGGCGCTTGAGCTGGGCTTCACTGACTTCGGTCACGTAACCCAGAATGTGGCAGGCCAGCTCCCCGTGGGGATACTTGCGCTGGGGACGCAACTCGACGAGAAACTCCGGGTGTTCATAGTCCAGCACCGAAACCTTGGCGCGGTCGGCATCCGTGATGTTGGACTTGACCTCGACCGGACGGGTTCTGGCCGCCGGCGAGCGGAGTTGCTGCCGGGCATACTCCGGCGCCACCCCAAACTCTTCCGCCAGAATGCGCAGCGTTTCGGCTTCATCCTGAATGTCTTCCCGGTTCACCATCAGGCTGAACGTCGGCCGGCTGTCCACGAGGACGTTTCCATGGCGGTCAAGGATATTGCCGCGCGGCGCGACAATGGGAATCTTGCGCTCGCGGTTGTTTTCGGCCTGTTTGACATAGTCCTCGTGGTGCACGACCTGCATGCTCCACAGGCGCAGGGCCAGGACGACGAAAGCCGCCACGATGCCGGCCTGAAGCGCCAGCAACCGGAGCCGTGGATTGAAAGAGGGTGGCGGACCTGAAAAGTGCGGCGTCATGGGAAATAGACTTCAGGAAAACATCCGCAGCGCCGGGTCTCAGATGCAGAAGGTCAGATCAAAAGGCGCGTGGCGCCGGTGTCAAAAGGCACGCGGTGCCGGTGTCAAAAGGCACGCGGTGCCAGGGGTTCATCGGTGCTGCGGACCGCAATCCACTTACCCAACCAGCGATCACCCAGGGGAAACAGGGCCAACCCGGCCAGACCATTCCCCAACAAGGCGAACATTCCCACCCGGACGACATCCCGAAACGTCGTTCCCGGCGGCAGCATCGAAAAAAAGTACAGAAAAAAGGCAAACAGTCCAGTGTTGACGACGGAACACAGCGGTAGCACCAGCAGGCGTGTCACCTTGCTGTCCAGTGAAAACTTGACACTGACCACGGCGAGCGCGTAGCCGATGAGCATCTTGGTAAAGCCACTGGCGCCATACAGCACGCCCCACACCAGGTCCTGCAACAGGCCACCGGTCATCCCGACCAGGGCGGCGCGCAGGGCACGTGGCTGCACCCCGACAAAGACGGTCAGGATGAGGATGAAGTCCACGTGCTCAAAAACAAAACCAAAATAGGGAAGGCGCACCAGAGTGGTTTGCAGCGCCACCATGAGCAACAGCGCAACGGTGACACGCGCCGTTGGCCCAAGCTCCAGCACGATGAGGTTGGTACTGGCGCGGCGCTGGGGGAGGGACTGGCGCATGACGTAAGGTGATAACATAGCGTACCGATGGATTTCTTCACTGACGACGGTTCACTGGCGCTTGGTTATTTGCTTTTGGCCGGTGACTTGGTTGCTGGTGAAGGGCGCAGCAGATCGGAAACCGTCACCCGGATGGTTGGTGGGAGAACAGCTACTTCCTCCAGGCGCTCGAGGGGCACCGCCGGGCGAACCTGGATGCGATGAAGGCCCGCGCCGGAGCCACGCTCGACGGTTTCCACCATACCGATGATGAGTCCCTTCGGATACACACCATCGAGGCCGCTGGTCAGCACCATCTCACCTTCACTGACGTCCGTCAGGCCCGAAACATTGTCCAACCGGCACAGCGGCTGATTTTGTCCGCGCAGCTCACCATTCACCCGCGATACCGCGAGGGTGGCACCCACTCCGGCCTGCCCGTCCGCAATGGTCTGCACGACGGCGACGTTCGGGCCAACGGCCACCACCCGCCCGACCAGTCCCTGGGGCGTGACGACCGGCGCATTGACGAGCACCCCATCCAGCGAGCCTTTGTCGAGCAGGATTTGCCGAAACCAGGGAGTGCCGTCGCCGCCAATGACATTGGCCACAACCGTCGGTGCCGGCGCGGACTGCTTCAGGGCCAGCAGTTCACGCAACCGCTGCCCGTCGAGCGCCTCGCGCTCGCGCTCCACCAGCAACAGCCGCAGGCGATCATTTTCAGCCTGCAAACGCTGGTTGGTGGCATACACTCCGCGTAAATCCACATACCCCTTCCAGGCGGCTACCACCGTGGTGATCACGGCATCCGATGCCTTCTGGAGCGGCTGGAGCACCGTCAGGAGTGCCACCCGCGGCACGCTCTGCCCAAGGGCGCGGGCGCGGGCGTGGAGGGACATCAGAAAAAACTGCGCCAGAAGCAGACCAGCCACCAGCAAGGCAATCCGGCGCGCCGGATCGAGCTTCTGCAATGGGGAGGGCAAGCTCAACATCTGGCCCCCAAACTCAGTTGGCAATCATGTGCTTGGCGTAGGCGCCTCCCAGGCTCACCCGTTTGAGCAGCTCAAAGTCACCCAACATCTTGCCGGTTCCAAGCACAACGGACGACAACGGGTTTTCAGCCAGAGTCACGGGAACGCGCGTTTCTTTCATCAGAAGTTTGTCGAGCCCCTTGAGCAACGCCCCACCACC
This window of the Chloracidobacterium sp. N genome carries:
- the mreC gene encoding rod shape-determining protein MreC, with translation MLSLPSPLQKLDPARRIALLVAGLLLAQFFLMSLHARARALGQSVPRVALLTVLQPLQKASDAVITTVVAAWKGYVDLRGVYATNQRLQAENDRLRLLLVEREREALDGQRLRELLALKQSAPAPTVVANVIGGDGTPWFRQILLDKGSLDGVLVNAPVVTPQGLVGRVVAVGPNVAVVQTIADGQAGVGATLAVSRVNGELRGQNQPLCRLDNVSGLTDVSEGEMVLTSGLDGVYPKGLIIGMVETVERGSGAGLHRIQVRPAVPLERLEEVAVLPPTIRVTVSDLLRPSPATKSPAKSK
- the mrdA gene encoding penicillin-binding protein 2; this translates as MTPHFSGPPPSFNPRLRLLALQAGIVAAFVVLALRLWSMQVVHHEDYVKQAENNRERKIPIVAPRGNILDRHGNVLVDSRPTFSLMVNREDIQDEAETLRILAEEFGVAPEYARQQLRSPAARTRPVEVKSNITDADRAKVSVLDYEHPEFLVELRPQRKYPHGELACHILGYVTEVSEAQLKRPEFDYCRPGDKVGQAGLERFYNRILMGRDGYRRIIVDRRGRFVREIETVPPIAGQDIVTTLDLDLQRVAEERLKALKLNGTIAVMDPRNGEMLALASMPGYDPNLFAGGISRADYARYANDKHKPLRNRAIQDIYPPGSTWKIIMAVAGMRAGVLKPTDRLLCGGGINVGGRHVRCMGSHGTPPLSTAIAKSCDGWFYRLGIKLGLDNLRTYASELGAGEYTGIDLPNEFKGYIPSLELKAATVRRTMPNATPAQYRWTDADSVYASIGQAMVRPTPLQMLRSVAGIAMRGEFHTPHFLLEARPTQERPGVTFKDQVKRIELPDDYWEAVIEGMWGAVNAGGTASGSALRDPETGFEMCGKTGTAQVVSKLKASKLEERDHSWFVGFGPREKPEIAAISLVEHGGFGAKASAPNVRAVFEVWLRKKKGLPVQVGAAEAPGPVRPAARPTPRPQTPAQTPAR